The Mucilaginibacter yixingensis genome window below encodes:
- a CDS encoding zinc-binding dehydrogenase: MKAIVLESAENPIVYKDVEKPTLAPGEVLVQIKAAALNRRDYWITVGKYAGLKYPTILGADGAGIVVETGGDEGKEWLGKEVVINPGNNWGDSPDFQGKHFKILGLPDDGTFAEYVKTRAEYIYAKPAHLNWEHAAALPLAGLTAYRALFTKGRAKKGDKVLIVGVGAGTGSIALQMAVAAGCQVFVTSGSGDKLQQAKKLGAAAGVNYKAQDWAQQLHELAGGFDVIIDSALGEGFAKLPDLCNPGARIVFFGGTAGDIPAINGRKIFWKQLQILGTTMGNQDDFKGLLKLITEHEIKPIVDEVFTLANAKEAFKRMEYSSQFGKLVLSV; this comes from the coding sequence ATGAAAGCCATCGTCCTTGAATCTGCAGAAAACCCCATCGTTTATAAAGATGTTGAAAAGCCAACGCTTGCCCCTGGCGAGGTGCTGGTGCAAATAAAAGCTGCGGCCCTTAACCGCCGTGATTATTGGATTACCGTTGGCAAATACGCCGGACTAAAATATCCCACCATCTTAGGTGCCGATGGCGCCGGCATAGTGGTAGAAACTGGTGGCGATGAAGGTAAAGAATGGTTGGGCAAAGAAGTGGTAATTAACCCAGGGAACAATTGGGGCGACTCACCCGACTTTCAAGGCAAACATTTTAAAATTTTAGGTCTACCAGACGATGGCACCTTTGCCGAATACGTAAAAACCCGCGCCGAATACATTTATGCCAAACCAGCTCACCTCAACTGGGAGCATGCGGCAGCATTGCCTTTAGCCGGTTTAACGGCCTATCGTGCGTTGTTTACGAAGGGTCGTGCTAAGAAAGGCGACAAAGTGTTGATTGTAGGCGTAGGCGCAGGTACGGGCTCCATTGCCTTACAAATGGCCGTGGCGGCAGGGTGTCAGGTATTCGTTACCTCCGGCAGCGGCGATAAACTACAGCAAGCCAAAAAATTAGGCGCAGCCGCAGGCGTGAACTATAAAGCGCAAGACTGGGCCCAGCAACTGCACGAACTGGCAGGCGGCTTTGACGTGATTATAGACAGCGCCCTGGGCGAAGGCTTTGCTAAACTACCAGATCTGTGTAATCCCGGTGCGCGTATTGTATTCTTCGGCGGTACAGCGGGTGATATCCCGGCTATTAACGGCCGCAAGATTTTCTGGAAACAGTTACAGATACTCGGTACTACCATGGGTAATCAGGATGATTTTAAGGGTTTGTTGAAACTGATTACCGAGCATGAAATTAAACCGATTGTTGACGAAGTTTTCACCCTGGCTAATGCCAAAGAGGCTTTTAAACGCATGGAGTATTCTTCACAATTTGGCAAACTGGTACTGAGTGTTTAA
- a CDS encoding superoxide dismutase: MAFELPALPYATDALEPHIDKLTMEIHHGKHHQAYVTNLNKALEGKPEANGNLEDIIKNISKYPAAVRNNGGGHYNHSLFWTLLSPNGGGEPAGDLLAAINSTFGSVAELKTKMNEAGATRFGSGWAWLIVTADHKLAVTSTPNQDNPLMDIAEVKGTPILGIDVWEHAYYLKYQNRRPDYLGAIWNVINWNHVAELYAKAK, encoded by the coding sequence ATGGCATTTGAATTACCAGCGTTACCGTACGCAACTGACGCTCTTGAACCACACATTGATAAACTGACCATGGAAATTCACCATGGCAAACACCACCAGGCTTATGTTACCAACCTGAACAAAGCTTTGGAAGGTAAACCAGAAGCGAACGGCAACCTGGAAGATATCATCAAAAATATCTCTAAATACCCAGCTGCAGTACGCAACAATGGTGGCGGTCATTATAACCACAGCCTGTTCTGGACCTTGTTATCACCAAACGGTGGTGGCGAGCCTGCTGGCGACCTGCTGGCAGCAATTAACAGCACTTTCGGTTCTGTTGCTGAGCTGAAAACCAAAATGAACGAAGCTGGTGCAACCCGTTTCGGTTCTGGCTGGGCTTGGTTAATTGTTACTGCAGACCACAAACTGGCTGTAACTTCAACTCCAAACCAAGACAACCCACTGATGGACATTGCCGAAGTTAAAGGTACCCCTATCCTGGGTATTGACGTTTGGGAGCACGCTTACTACCTGAAATACCAGAACCGTCGTCCAGATTACTTAGGTGCTATCTGGAACGTAATCAACTGGAACCACGTAGCAGAGCTGTACGCAAAAGCAAAATAA
- a CDS encoding two-component regulator propeller domain-containing protein, translating into MYKEKVADTRVTSFCYNCGTPKAQYDPEMFERIAHAVERRYNLAASWGSISYQILVDTAGNGQVLSYNDASHSQLSRDIIGYLNVFRWKPAKVNDKSVFSSVDVTFTIGSGMITGKVSDASLDDFADNVIANHPLIINKRYFYQNQSLGRYQLTVWNKNNSLLPDNVSQCNAVDRTGVLWYATGHGIITFAGGTFRNVPQVGTPGITSLAIDNTDVKWMYSGNAVYRNAGSTWQKYDLPKMGFTSVNNITATKTGEVIFSTEKGLLIIKNGQFTLVNKQRFGKLPTNQIEYAYYDKRGRLWVGTNLGSVLIDKSRKVTVFNGMASPLNGTCITAATEDPAGNLYFALRSIRPYSKDADGNTLSESDAEGIAVYTANGKWLHYNDKNSGLPSNQINSLLYDRFEKVLWVGTHRSGLARYNPHNYTWELYHNENSNVPDYDIYQLSQDGNGSIYASTYKGLLVVSRRIGG; encoded by the coding sequence ATGTATAAAGAAAAAGTTGCCGATACCCGGGTAACCAGTTTCTGCTACAACTGCGGTACGCCCAAAGCACAATATGATCCTGAAATGTTTGAGCGCATTGCCCACGCTGTCGAGCGCCGGTACAATCTGGCTGCATCATGGGGCTCTATTTCTTACCAGATATTGGTAGATACTGCGGGCAACGGCCAGGTATTGAGTTATAACGATGCCTCGCACAGCCAGCTCTCTCGTGATATTATTGGCTATCTCAACGTGTTCCGCTGGAAACCGGCAAAGGTGAACGACAAGTCTGTTTTTTCGTCAGTAGATGTTACCTTCACCATAGGCAGCGGCATGATTACCGGCAAAGTGAGCGATGCCTCGCTGGACGATTTTGCCGATAACGTTATTGCCAACCATCCGCTCATCATCAACAAAAGATATTTTTATCAAAACCAGTCGCTAGGGCGTTACCAGCTCACCGTTTGGAATAAAAACAACTCGTTACTGCCCGACAATGTGAGCCAGTGTAACGCGGTAGACCGCACCGGTGTGCTTTGGTATGCCACCGGTCACGGCATCATTACTTTCGCGGGCGGTACGTTCAGAAATGTGCCTCAAGTGGGCACGCCCGGCATCACCAGCCTGGCTATTGATAACACCGATGTAAAATGGATGTACTCGGGCAACGCGGTTTACCGCAATGCGGGCAGCACCTGGCAAAAGTATGATTTGCCTAAAATGGGCTTTACATCCGTAAACAATATTACCGCCACTAAAACAGGCGAGGTGATCTTTTCTACAGAAAAAGGCCTGCTGATCATTAAAAACGGACAGTTTACGCTGGTGAACAAACAGCGCTTCGGCAAGCTGCCAACCAACCAGATTGAGTATGCATACTATGATAAACGTGGCCGCCTTTGGGTGGGCACCAACCTGGGGTCTGTATTGATTGATAAATCCAGAAAAGTAACTGTATTTAACGGCATGGCTAGTCCGCTGAACGGCACTTGTATCACCGCCGCAACCGAGGATCCGGCTGGTAATCTTTATTTCGCGCTCAGATCCATCCGCCCGTACAGCAAAGATGCTGATGGTAACACACTCTCTGAAAGCGATGCCGAAGGTATTGCTGTGTACACCGCCAACGGCAAATGGCTGCATTATAACGACAAGAACTCAGGCCTGCCCAGCAACCAGATTAACAGCCTGCTGTATGACCGCTTTGAAAAAGTATTGTGGGTAGGTACCCACCGCTCTGGCCTGGCGCGCTACAACCCACACAACTACACCTGGGAGCTGTATCATAACGAGAACTCAAACGTGCCCGATTACGACATCTACCAACTATCGCAAGATGGCAACGGAAGTATTTATGCATCGACCTATAAAGGCTTGCTGGTGGTGAGCCGAAGGATAGGGGGATAG
- a CDS encoding nucleoside deaminase, translating into MRYYTFGDEPSISPDEFFMEEALREARQALAEDEIPIGAVVVAKGKIIGRGHNLTERLTDVSAHAEMQALTAAANYIGGKYLKDCTLYVTMEPCVMCAGASYWFQIGRIVFGAYDTRMGFGRINQKITHPKTLITGGIKENECAELVRDFFKSKRMKKG; encoded by the coding sequence ATGAGATATTACACCTTCGGCGATGAACCGAGCATCTCGCCCGATGAATTTTTTATGGAAGAAGCCCTACGCGAGGCCCGACAGGCTTTGGCCGAAGATGAGATCCCTATCGGTGCCGTCGTTGTAGCCAAAGGCAAGATCATTGGCAGGGGGCATAATTTGACCGAGCGCCTTACCGATGTATCGGCCCACGCCGAAATGCAGGCGCTTACTGCTGCGGCAAATTATATTGGCGGCAAATACCTGAAAGACTGCACGCTGTACGTTACCATGGAACCCTGTGTAATGTGCGCCGGCGCTTCTTACTGGTTCCAGATAGGGCGCATTGTTTTTGGCGCGTATGATACCCGCATGGGCTTCGGTCGCATCAATCAAAAGATCACTCACCCTAAAACCCTCATCACTGGCGGCATCAAAGAGAACGAGTGCGCCGAGCTGGTGCGCGACTTTTTTAAGAGCAAGCGCATGAAGAAAGGATGA
- a CDS encoding SdpI family protein, translated as MHLKEFIYGPQLVGVILIIAGLILKKYPPKKINGLYGYRTYRSKSSQRNWDEGNRYSAILMVRIAWILLIGGLIGTVALHFVHNRALKEGLTFLLMTGGTMTGMIIMIVKTERHLAKFEEDEE; from the coding sequence ATGCATCTGAAAGAGTTTATATATGGCCCGCAGTTGGTTGGGGTAATCCTGATCATCGCAGGGTTGATCTTGAAAAAATATCCCCCCAAAAAAATCAATGGCTTGTACGGCTACCGCACCTACCGGTCAAAAAGCAGTCAGCGCAATTGGGATGAGGGAAATCGTTATTCGGCCATATTAATGGTGCGTATTGCCTGGATCTTGCTGATTGGCGGATTAATAGGTACTGTAGCCCTGCATTTTGTACATAACCGCGCGCTAAAAGAGGGTTTAACCTTTTTGCTGATGACCGGCGGCACCATGACCGGCATGATCATTATGATTGTTAAAACCGAGCGCCATTTAGCAAAATTTGAGGAAGACGAAGAATGA
- a CDS encoding tRNA-binding protein, with product METISWHDFEKVELRTGTILQVLDFPEARKPAYKLQVDFGAFGIRWSSAQITKHYTREELVGRQILGVVNFPKKQIANFMSEFLVTGFADENGDIVLAAVEKLVPNGSKLI from the coding sequence ATGGAAACCATCTCCTGGCACGATTTTGAAAAAGTAGAACTGCGCACCGGTACCATTTTGCAGGTACTTGATTTTCCCGAGGCACGCAAGCCGGCCTATAAACTCCAGGTTGATTTTGGAGCGTTTGGCATCCGCTGGTCGAGCGCGCAGATCACTAAACATTATACCAGGGAAGAGCTAGTAGGGCGACAGATTTTAGGGGTGGTTAACTTTCCGAAGAAACAGATTGCTAATTTTATGTCGGAGTTTCTGGTAACCGGCTTTGCCGATGAAAATGGCGATATTGTATTAGCTGCAGTAGAAAAACTGGTGCCCAATGGCAGTAAACTAATCTGA
- the fabG gene encoding 3-oxoacyl-[acyl-carrier-protein] reductase, whose amino-acid sequence MKLLEGKVALITGASKGIGRKIAEKFAEHGAKVAFTYLSSVEKGQELEQELQSFGTQVKGYRSDASKFDEAEKLVNDIVADFGSLHIVVNNAGITKDGLLMRMTEEQWDEVLDVNLKSIFNVTKAASKIMMKNRQGVFINMSSVVGVQGNAGQANYAASKAGIIGFSKSIAKELGSRNIRTNVVAPGFIKTEMTEVLDPKVVEGWEANIPLKRAGETQDIANACVFLASDMAAYITGQVIAVDGGML is encoded by the coding sequence AAATTTGCCGAGCACGGCGCCAAAGTAGCGTTTACCTACCTGTCATCAGTAGAAAAAGGCCAGGAACTGGAGCAGGAACTGCAAAGCTTTGGCACCCAGGTAAAAGGCTACCGTTCTGACGCCTCTAAGTTTGATGAGGCCGAAAAACTGGTGAACGATATTGTTGCCGATTTTGGCTCACTCCACATCGTTGTTAACAACGCCGGCATTACCAAAGACGGCCTGTTGATGCGTATGACCGAAGAACAATGGGACGAAGTACTGGACGTTAACCTGAAATCAATCTTCAACGTTACCAAGGCGGCTTCTAAAATTATGATGAAAAACCGTCAGGGTGTGTTTATTAACATGAGCTCTGTGGTTGGTGTACAAGGCAACGCCGGTCAGGCTAACTATGCGGCTTCTAAAGCGGGCATCATCGGTTTCTCAAAATCAATTGCTAAAGAGCTGGGCAGCCGTAACATCCGCACCAATGTGGTAGCGCCGGGCTTCATCAAAACCGAAATGACCGAAGTGCTGGACCCTAAAGTGGTTGAAGGCTGGGAAGCTAACATTCCGCTGAAACGCGCCGGCGAAACTCAGGATATTGCCAACGCCTGCGTTTTCTTAGCGTCAGACATGGCCGCTTACATTACCGGTCAGGTAATTGCGGTTGACGGTGGGATGCTGTAG